A genomic region of Gossypium hirsutum isolate 1008001.06 chromosome D01, Gossypium_hirsutum_v2.1, whole genome shotgun sequence contains the following coding sequences:
- the LOC121203026 gene encoding magnesium transporter MRS2-2 isoform X3, protein MTHVVPADPQVLVTVKKKAQPSRSWAVLDSNGETTLLDVDKYAIMHRVNIHARDLRILDPLLSYPSTILGRDGAIVLNLEQHIKAIITAEEVLLRDPSGEYVVPVVQELQRHLPVVNAINQGPEAIGQIDVEAADECVSPFEFRALEVALESICSFLAARTLELETAAYPALDELTSLISSRNLDRVRKLKSAMTRLTARVQKVRDALEQLLDDDDDMADLYLSRKLAASSPVSGSGAANWYAVSPTIGSKISKASRGSIATIHGDENDVEELEMLLEAYFMQIDGTLNKLTTFSLLHSNYVAAGIYRRYRGLHQYSARQSPKSVNPVRALSKFRKCVFICLFFGGCNIWDEHSIYMER, encoded by the exons ATGACGCACGTGGTGCCGGCGGACCCACAGGTGTTGGTGACGGTGAAGAAGAAGGCACAGCCGTCGCGAAGTTGGGCCGTTTTGGACAGCAATGGCGAAACCACCTTGTTGGACGTCGATAAGTACGCTATCATGCATCGAGTTAACATCCACGCCCGTGATTTACGCATCCTCGATCCTCTCTTGTCTTACCCTTCTACCATTCTTGGCCGTGATGGTGCTATTGTTTTAAATTTAGAG caGCATATCAAGGCAATTATTACTGCTGAGGAG GTATTGCTTCGAGATCCATCGGGTGAATATGTTGTCCCTGTTGTTCAAGAACTTCAAAGGCATCTACCTGTAGTGAATGCCATTAATCAAGGTCCGGAAGCAATTGGCCAAATTGATGTCGAAGCAGCTGATGAATGTG TGTCTCCATTTGAATTCCGAGCACTGGAGGTAGCTTTGGAATCCATATGTAGTTTTCTAGCAGCCCGTACACTAGAACTAGAGACTGCAGCTTATCCTGCTTTAGATGAACTTACCTCCCTG ATTAGTAGTCGTAATTTAGATAGAGTTCGTAAATTGAAGAGTGCAATGACCAGATTGACTGCTCGGGTACAAAAG GTGAGGGATGCACTCGAACAACTATTGGATGATGATGACGACATGGCTGACCTTTATCTGTCGAGAAAGTTAGCTGCATCTTCACCTGTTAGTGGATCAGGTGCTGCCAATTGGTATGCTGTCTCTCCTACCATAGGATCAAAGATTTCCAAAGCAAGTAGAGGAAGTATAGCAACAATTCATGGCGATGAAAATGACGTGGAGGAGCTCGAAATGTTACTGGAG GCTTACTTTATGCAAATTGATGGAACATTGAATAAATTAACCACG TTTTCACTACTTCATTCGAATTACGTAGCTGCGGGAATATATCGACGATACAGAGGACTACATCAATATTCAG CTCGACAATCACCGAAATCAGTTAATCCAG TTAGAGCTCTTTCTAAGTTCAGGAAGTGTGTGTTTATCTGTCTATTCTTTGGTGGCTGCAATATTTGGGATGAACATTCCATTTACATGGAACGATAA
- the LOC121203026 gene encoding magnesium transporter MRS2-2 isoform X1, translating into MTHVVPADPQVLVTVKKKAQPSRSWAVLDSNGETTLLDVDKYAIMHRVNIHARDLRILDPLLSYPSTILGRDGAIVLNLEQHIKAIITAEEVLLRDPSGEYVVPVVQELQRHLPVVNAINQGPEAIGQIDVEAADECVSPFEFRALEVALESICSFLAARTLELETAAYPALDELTSLISSRNLDRVRKLKSAMTRLTARVQKVRDALEQLLDDDDDMADLYLSRKLAASSPVSGSGAANWYAVSPTIGSKISKASRGSIATIHGDENDVEELEMLLEAYFMQIDGTLNKLTTLREYIDDTEDYINIQLDNHRNQLIQLELFLSSGSVCLSVYSLVAAIFGMNIPFTWNDNHGYVFKWVVIISGLLSALLFILIMSYARLKGLVGS; encoded by the exons ATGACGCACGTGGTGCCGGCGGACCCACAGGTGTTGGTGACGGTGAAGAAGAAGGCACAGCCGTCGCGAAGTTGGGCCGTTTTGGACAGCAATGGCGAAACCACCTTGTTGGACGTCGATAAGTACGCTATCATGCATCGAGTTAACATCCACGCCCGTGATTTACGCATCCTCGATCCTCTCTTGTCTTACCCTTCTACCATTCTTGGCCGTGATGGTGCTATTGTTTTAAATTTAGAG caGCATATCAAGGCAATTATTACTGCTGAGGAG GTATTGCTTCGAGATCCATCGGGTGAATATGTTGTCCCTGTTGTTCAAGAACTTCAAAGGCATCTACCTGTAGTGAATGCCATTAATCAAGGTCCGGAAGCAATTGGCCAAATTGATGTCGAAGCAGCTGATGAATGTG TGTCTCCATTTGAATTCCGAGCACTGGAGGTAGCTTTGGAATCCATATGTAGTTTTCTAGCAGCCCGTACACTAGAACTAGAGACTGCAGCTTATCCTGCTTTAGATGAACTTACCTCCCTG ATTAGTAGTCGTAATTTAGATAGAGTTCGTAAATTGAAGAGTGCAATGACCAGATTGACTGCTCGGGTACAAAAG GTGAGGGATGCACTCGAACAACTATTGGATGATGATGACGACATGGCTGACCTTTATCTGTCGAGAAAGTTAGCTGCATCTTCACCTGTTAGTGGATCAGGTGCTGCCAATTGGTATGCTGTCTCTCCTACCATAGGATCAAAGATTTCCAAAGCAAGTAGAGGAAGTATAGCAACAATTCATGGCGATGAAAATGACGTGGAGGAGCTCGAAATGTTACTGGAG GCTTACTTTATGCAAATTGATGGAACATTGAATAAATTAACCACG CTGCGGGAATATATCGACGATACAGAGGACTACATCAATATTCAG CTCGACAATCACCGAAATCAGTTAATCCAG TTAGAGCTCTTTCTAAGTTCAGGAAGTGTGTGTTTATCTGTCTATTCTTTGGTGGCTGCAATATTTGGGATGAACATTCCATTTACATGGAACGATAACCACGGATACGTGTTTAAATGG GTGGTGATCATCTCGGGGCTACTTTCTGCACTTTTGTTCATACTGATTATGTCCTATGCTCGGTTGAAGGGTTTGGTTGGATCTTGA
- the LOC121203026 gene encoding magnesium transporter MRS2-2 isoform X2 — MTHVVPADPQVLVTVKKKAQPSRSWAVLDSNGETTLLDVDKYAIMHRVNIHARDLRILDPLLSYPSTILGRDGAIVLNLEHIKAIITAEEVLLRDPSGEYVVPVVQELQRHLPVVNAINQGPEAIGQIDVEAADECVSPFEFRALEVALESICSFLAARTLELETAAYPALDELTSLISSRNLDRVRKLKSAMTRLTARVQKVRDALEQLLDDDDDMADLYLSRKLAASSPVSGSGAANWYAVSPTIGSKISKASRGSIATIHGDENDVEELEMLLEAYFMQIDGTLNKLTTLREYIDDTEDYINIQLDNHRNQLIQLELFLSSGSVCLSVYSLVAAIFGMNIPFTWNDNHGYVFKWVVIISGLLSALLFILIMSYARLKGLVGS, encoded by the exons ATGACGCACGTGGTGCCGGCGGACCCACAGGTGTTGGTGACGGTGAAGAAGAAGGCACAGCCGTCGCGAAGTTGGGCCGTTTTGGACAGCAATGGCGAAACCACCTTGTTGGACGTCGATAAGTACGCTATCATGCATCGAGTTAACATCCACGCCCGTGATTTACGCATCCTCGATCCTCTCTTGTCTTACCCTTCTACCATTCTTGGCCGTGATGGTGCTATTGTTTTAAATTTAGAG CATATCAAGGCAATTATTACTGCTGAGGAG GTATTGCTTCGAGATCCATCGGGTGAATATGTTGTCCCTGTTGTTCAAGAACTTCAAAGGCATCTACCTGTAGTGAATGCCATTAATCAAGGTCCGGAAGCAATTGGCCAAATTGATGTCGAAGCAGCTGATGAATGTG TGTCTCCATTTGAATTCCGAGCACTGGAGGTAGCTTTGGAATCCATATGTAGTTTTCTAGCAGCCCGTACACTAGAACTAGAGACTGCAGCTTATCCTGCTTTAGATGAACTTACCTCCCTG ATTAGTAGTCGTAATTTAGATAGAGTTCGTAAATTGAAGAGTGCAATGACCAGATTGACTGCTCGGGTACAAAAG GTGAGGGATGCACTCGAACAACTATTGGATGATGATGACGACATGGCTGACCTTTATCTGTCGAGAAAGTTAGCTGCATCTTCACCTGTTAGTGGATCAGGTGCTGCCAATTGGTATGCTGTCTCTCCTACCATAGGATCAAAGATTTCCAAAGCAAGTAGAGGAAGTATAGCAACAATTCATGGCGATGAAAATGACGTGGAGGAGCTCGAAATGTTACTGGAG GCTTACTTTATGCAAATTGATGGAACATTGAATAAATTAACCACG CTGCGGGAATATATCGACGATACAGAGGACTACATCAATATTCAG CTCGACAATCACCGAAATCAGTTAATCCAG TTAGAGCTCTTTCTAAGTTCAGGAAGTGTGTGTTTATCTGTCTATTCTTTGGTGGCTGCAATATTTGGGATGAACATTCCATTTACATGGAACGATAACCACGGATACGTGTTTAAATGG GTGGTGATCATCTCGGGGCTACTTTCTGCACTTTTGTTCATACTGATTATGTCCTATGCTCGGTTGAAGGGTTTGGTTGGATCTTGA